In Bifidobacterium adolescentis ATCC 15703, the sequence TTATATATCCCCAAATTACTTTATGGCGCTTGCCGCTTCTCATATGAACGCTAAAGTATCCCCCTATCTCGCTTTGCTAACCATGTTGCACAACAATCTTCCGGCTTCGAGCCGAGTAGCATTCGCCACAGGCGGAGTCAGCTCTGGAGATGAAACAAATCTCGACCAAGTAGGTAATCAAATCTCCAAGAAAGCCTTATCGAAAGAGGCAAAACAATTGTTGCTCGATTACAGGCTCGTTCAATATGATATGACCGCAGGCAAAGGGTACCTAGCCGATACGAACTTCACCAAAATAAAGTAAACTCTATTGTCAAGAGACGTACAATCTTTCGATGCCACATTACATCAAGGAAACAAGGACAGGACATGGCTACTTCAAGACCTTTGGTTTCAATAATCGTCCCCGTATACAATTCGGAACGATACCTGCCATATTGTGTGGAATCGATTTTGAATCAGTCTTATACCAATCTTGAAATAATTCTCGTGGATGATGGATCAAAAGACACCTCTCCACGTATTTGCGACGACTATGCGGAGAAAGATTCTCGCGTTATTGTTATTCACCAGAAGAACGGGGGCATCGCCAAAGCCCAAAACACCGGATTGGATGCAGCTCACGGTGAATATATTGCATTCGCCGACAACGATGACATCCTGGACAGCCGAAATATTGAATTGTTGCTGCACGCAATTCTAAATACCGGAGCTGATATGAGCAAGGGAAGATGGCAGCAATTCGGCGTCTCCCAACTAGCAGAAATCAAAGCACGCGCCGCCCAAGGATCTGCTGCGCCGGACAAAACAACTTCCTTTAAAAATCCTCTGCACGCATATCAAACCGTGTTCTGCAAGAGTCTACGTATTTTGGGAAATCTGCTTGGCAAGAACTCTGAAGCTCTCTATTTCAACGAGGCAAACTGGTGTCGTCTGTACAAACGCGAATTGTGGGACGGGCTCCGTTTCGATCTGGGACATTATGCCCAAGATATTCGCATGGCGGCCCCTCTTTACTCCAGAATGAAGCTGGTGACCGACATAGATTCCGTGCTCTACTACTGGCTGCAAGAACCAGATTCCGTAACTCACTCTAAACGCACACCAAATTTCTGGCATGATAATGTAACCGCCGCCGCAAAAAATTTCCAAGCCACTCTTGATCAGGGCATTGTCCCTTGCCGTAACTATTTCGGTCTAGTGGCGAGTGTCAAAGACGAAGAAAAAGTGCTACGTAACTCCAGTAATGAAGTTACCGATGCAGATTGGCAAAATCTGCAGGATGACTTGACATTATCGAGTCAGCTTATTCTTAAGCTGACTCCACTGCAAAGGCTCCATTGCTATATTTTGTTTATAATTCGACATTATGAAAACAAAATATATGATCGCAAAATTCATGACATGAAGTAAAGTCATGTGCATACGGAAAGCAAATGCTCATCCGTATCACTTTGCTGGAATAAAGACCTTTAAAAGGCGATAAGGGCTATACAAAAAAGCATGCAAAAACATGCACACCTTGAAAGGTGGCAACAATAGTGCCGCATTTTTCGATTCTGGTACCTGCATATAATGTAGCAGACTATATTTCAGACTGCCTTGAAAGCGTCATATCTCAAACCTTCACTGATTTCGAAGTTATAGTCGTAGATGACGGAAGTACTGATCAAACTGCTGAGATAGTTCAAAATCTGCAAAGCAAAGACGCCCGAATCCGTCTAATCCGACTCACGCATAACTCAGGACGCCATGTCGCGAGGAAAACAGCAGTTGACTCATCCACTGGTACATACACGCTGTTCCTTGATGCAGATGATGCAATTGAACCTCATCTGTTGGAGCTACTTGATTTCGTATCCAAAAAACATGATGCAGATATGATCAGGTATGGTCTGTCAGTTATTCCAGGAACCGACCAAGACAAGAAATGGGCATTCGACTATGAAGCAATGTTTAACAGTGCTGACGGAGAGCTCCATGGAGACGATATCTTAAAAGCATCTTTCTCCTTCGATTTCAAGCAATGGGTTTCATGGAACATTCATACAACCATGTATCGCTCCGATATTGTTAAGTCCAGTTTTAAGGAAATGCCAGCAGAACGTCTTAACAAACTTGAAGATGCTTACGAATATCTCGTTTTATGTTCACGTGCAAGAACGCTATATCCAATAACCGAGCTACGTGGACTTCAATATCACATCGGAAGGGGCATCTCTGGAAGGGCACGATATTCCATCGATAAATTCATGCAAGATCAACGTTCTGTACATGATGTCGTTCTCGCCGCTCAACGATTTAGCAACACACAGCATGTTCCAGCAATTCAAACGGCGACCAATTGGCTGAGCACACGTGCCGTCTCAATTATTCAAGATGATTTCCAAGAAAGACTGGCACCTGAAGAATGCGAATCCGCATTACAAAGCATCGCCCAAACCTGGAATAAAGAAACAGCCTGTCAAATTCTTTGCAATTGCCTTGAATCACGCGTCTGGTGGTTTTGCAACATGAACAGCTATCCCGCAGACAACGATCCCGTCATTTACTGGAAAATCGCTTTCTCCCATATGATGGATTCCGTTTCTTTCAAGGATGTTTTTATCTCTAATAAAGAGTTACAGAAGCAAGCAGCACATATTTATGAAGCGCTCTCCGAACTCGATCGTCGAATCGCTGAGAAAAACCAAGAAAATTCTGCACGAGAAGAGGCATATAAGCAAGCCATCATAGACGAAAACAAGCAAGCCATCATAGAAGAATATAAGCAGACGACATTACCTTACCGCATAACCAATGCCTTGCTTCCAAATGAAACACGTAGACGGAGAATTTTCAACCACCTCATTAACAAGCAGAATAATCAATAATTGTTTGTGTTAATGATGGCCCAGGGGTAACGTCACTGGACCATCATTAACACAAACATACATACAATTAATTAAAAGACAAATATGTATTGTCTTTATTTACGCTTCCTTATTATCATCGCTTTCTCATTCAGCAGTGCATAATCTTCATGATCTGGGTTGTTAATAGAAAACACGCACCCATTAGCCTCATTCGTAAAAGCAACCATTTTGGTTTCTGAGTCTGCCGAGTCGCCATCATCAACACGCACACTGGCATACAGGCGGTATACCCCACTATTAAGCATGTCAATCGGCATCTCCAGTGCAAATCGATGTTTTCCACTACTTGTCTGCACAAGAGTGCGTGAACCGGAATCATAGACGATGCCTCCGCGTTTCAGATCCAACAAGTTCACAGCAACATAATGCGTCCCAGAATCCTTATACTCGTATACCACATCAAATTGGAACGGATGTTTTCCATCAGTTGATAAATCAGACTTCGGGACTATTTTCAATTCTGGAACAGTGGCGTTTAATCCTATCGCATATTCACCATTTTGCTTCTTTTTCTCTGGCAAAGGTTCATTGCCTTTGAGATTGTCCAATGTATATTGATCCGCAACTTGGTTTTTGTCACCACTAACGACAATTTCTCCGTCACGGATGAGAATGGCTTTATTACAATACTTTTTTACTGCATCCATGCTATGAGTCACGAGAATAACAGTTTTATTCGGGTCTGCCTGGACCTTCTTGAAAAATGCATCACATTTACGTTGAAACGCCTCGTCTCCAACTGCAAGTACTTCATCTAGAACAAGAATGTCACCTTGCGCTTTGATTGCAACGGAAAAAGCAAGTCGAACCTGCATACCTGAAGAATAGTTCTTCAGTTTCTGATCCATGAACTCTTCAAGCTCAGCAAATTCGACAATATCGTCATACATGGCGTCTATCTCCGAATGACTGAACCCCAGGAGAGCACCATTAAGATAGACATTCTCTCGACCAGTCAGTTCCGGGTTAAAACCAACACCCAATTCAATGAAAGGAACTAGCTTTCCATAGACATCTACACTACCTTGGTCTGGAACGTAAATCTGTGAAATAATCTTTAGTAATGTGGATTTACCGGAACCGTTACGTCCTACCACACCGAAGAAATCACCGCGATGGACCTCGAAATCAATATCACGAAGAACTTTCTGCTCTGTATATCCTTTGATCCCCTTGGTCCAATTCAGAAAAGCCATTTTCAAACCAGTCGCTTGCTCCGTCGGCAAGCGAAATGACTTAGCTACATGACTGACTTTTAATACTACTGGGGAGTCTTGCATCTTTTTATTTTCCCTCACCGTTTACAGCACCTCCGCAAATTTAGCGCTGTACCTACGAAACACCTGAATTCCTAATACAAAAATCACAATTGAAAGTACATATGGCAACGCACACAGCAAGGGATTGCCAACATACGTCCAGACTGTTGGAATATATTCTGGAGACAAAAGATTATGCCGGATATCCATAATTACTTGAGTACTAGGTACAAGTAACAGAAACTTCGAAGCCCAAGCAAAATCAGGAGCCCTTTGCGCAATCATAGTAATCGGATAGATAATAGGTGTCGCATAGAATAAAGCCTGCGTAATCACATCCCAGATATGCGCTACATCTCGAAAATACACATACAAGCTTCCCAGTAATAATGTCACTCCAAGCGTCAACAAATAAAATTGCATAATGTTAAGAGGAAGCAACAGAACCCTCCACGTATAATGCGCATGTGCAAAAAAACCAAAGCAAATAACCACAACAAGGTTGATACCCAAAGAAATCAACGCGCCCATAGCAGTAGAGGCAACAATAATGTAATTTGGAAAATGCACTTTACGAAGCAAATCGCCACGATCTACTATGCCACGCATTCCCATGCTGGTAGCTTCAGTGAAAAAAGACCACAAACACGTACCGCACAACAATGAAATCGGGAATGTAGGTGTTCCATCTGTAAATTTCAGGAACCTCACAAAAACTACATACATAACCGCGAACAACATCAACGGTTTAAGAACGGACCACGCCATTCCTAGAACCGATCCTTGGTAACGAAGCTGAAAATCGGTCTTCACAAGCTCTTTAAAGACAACCATGGAATAACGGTATCGTTTTCTAAAGCGTTCTAAGACATTCTCCATAAAAAGAATATATTAGCAGGAGCCCCAAATCCTATCGAGGGTATGAAGTCATCTCCAGAATATTCTCATACATCACCTATCAGCGCTATACTTTCTATGTTTGAGAGTCTTATAGAAAATAAGGATTATTGGAATGTTACTCACCCAATCTTCAATCAACCGACTCGGCATCTTCTTCTTCTATGATTCCGATGGAGTTGTGGATGACTATGTCCCTACCCTGCTAGCTGGATTCAAACCTCATTTCTCCGAAATGACCATCGTCTGCAACGGAAAACTCAACGAGGCAGGGCAATCAATTTTGTCCAGGTATACCGACAACCTCATCATTCGTCCCAATACAGGTTTCGATGTTTGGGCATATAAAACCGCCCTTGATTCCTATGGATGGGAAAAACTTGAGCAATTCGACGAGATCGTTCTTTTTAATGCAACGATTATGGGACCCGTCTATCCGTTCGCCGAGATGTTCGAAACAATGAATAAGCGCGATCTTGATTTCTGGGGCATCACTAAATTCCATAAAGTTCCACAAGATCCATTCGGGCGTAGCCCGTTCGGATATCTTCCCGAGCACATTCAATCTCATTTCCACGCTTATCGAAGAAGCCTTGTGCAGAGTAAAGAGTTCCAGGATTACTGGAACAATATGCCGCAGATTAACAGCTATTATGATTCCGTTGGAATGCATGAATCGTTATTCACTAAGCGCTTCGCTGATTTGGGATTCAAGTGGGACGTTTATGTCAATACCGATGATTTAGAAGGATTCACTTATGGTCCGATTACTTTTGCGGCCAAAACTCTTATCAAGGAAAAGCGCTGTCCCATCTTCAAGAGGCGATCGTTCTTCCATGATTACATGGATACGTTAAACCAATCAGCCGGCAACGCAGCTTTGGATTTATTCGAATATCTGCGAGACCACACCGATTACGATGTCAATCTAATCTGGCAAAACGCATTACGCACGATGAATCTCGCGGATCTCGTCAAAAACCTGCATCTCGATTTCGTGATGCCGTCAAATATCACTACGCCGATTCCTGAAGGTAAGCGTATAGCGCTGATTATGCATTTGTACTACATGGATTTGCTCGATAAAACGCTGGAATATGCAAAATCCATGCCGGAAGGCTGTGACTTCATCTTCACCGTCGGGTCCGAAGAAAACGCAAAGCTGGTACGGGAACGTTGTAAAGGACTGCCTTATAACGTCGATGTTCGTGTCATCCAGAACCGTGGACGAGATGTAAGCGCATTGCTAATCGGCGCCGGTAAAGATTGCCTGAAATATGACTATGTGTGCTTCGCTCACGATAAGAAAGTGACACAGCTTTCTCCATACAGCATTGGAGATGGCTTTGCCTACAAATGTTTCGAGAATATCTTAGGCAGCAAGGCATTGGTGAGCAATATTATCAATCACTTCGAGCAGGATCCGCATGCCGGTTTACTTGCACCAACATCGCCGAATCACGCCGACTATTTCGGTAATTTCGCAAGCCTATGGGGTCCGAATTTCGAAGGCACCAAAAAAATGCTTGAAGAGACTTTAGGCGTTAAAGTACCTTTGAATCCATACAAGGAACCAATCGCACCTTTGGGCACTATGTTCTGGTTCCGTCCAAAAGCATTGCACCAACTGTTCGATATTGATTGGAAATACGAGGATTTCCCGCCTGAACCAAACAAAATCGATGGATCCATGTTGCATTTCATCGAACGAGCTTACGGATACCTGCCTCAAGCCAATGGATATTACACAGGTTTCGTATATTCCGATCATTTCGCTCGCATTGAGCTTACCAACCTGTCATTTGATGTACAGACACTTGCGGGTAGTACGGCACCTTATCTCGACACTACACTGCGGGGAACCTGTCTGAATGTTGCGCGTGGATTCACATTGCGAGCCGCTATTTTGCTGTGGTTCAAGCGAACACTGGTGGGCACTCCGTTTGCATATCATTTAGGCGCTAGGGTTATGAAGCTGTACCGTCATATCCGTCATCCGAAGACGTATAAAGAGAGGTATGGGAACAGTAACGCCCATTTGAAGAAGGATCGTGCATGACAGACAACGTTCCTTTTACTAAACCTACTATGCCCGATACGACGAAGCAAAAAGGTAAACGTCCACGACTTTTTTATCTAGATCTAGTCCGTGCAATTGCCGCGATTCTCATCGTTATCACGCATTTCAATAACCCATACATGATCGGGCACCCTGTATTCGCTTACGAACCATTTGGTATCTATATCGGTGGCTTAGGCGTTTCCCTGTTCCTGATTATTTCCGGCGCCGCCTTGATGTATACATACGGCGAGTCCGAAAAATTAAACTACAGGCATTTTTACTACAAGCGTTTTATTGGAATCTATCCAATGTTTTGGATTGCTTTCATTATCGCTAATGCCTATCTTTTTTTGCGTAACGGTGGACATGTATTCGCGAACGCTCCAAAATGGACGTTAATTTTCTCCGTGCTCGGCATTGACGGGTTGGTGGCCAATACTTCACTTCCAACGTTCTATACACTTGGCGAATGGTTCTTGGGATTCATCCTCATTTTCTATGTGGTATTTCCATTATTGAGGTACGGAGTAAAAAAACATCCCCTCATCACTGGATCTGTCGCTATTGCATTGTATGCCTTGACGCTTTATTTTCATCCAATGCCCCTTGGACTACCATCCGATTTATTGCTTACAATGAGGTTGCCTGAATTACTGTTTGGCATGTATTTCATTCAGTACATCAGAAAAATACCAACCTATGCAGCCGCAGCAGCTTTATTATTCCTTGTTGTACAAGAAATTCATCCACTGTTTAGCGGATCCTTTGCCGTGACCATTGTAGGAATTTGTGCATTTGCAGTTATAGTCTATACTGCAAAATGGCTTGATGTACAACCTATTCGGATACCAGTAAATTCTGTATCAAAATATTCGTATCCTATTTTCTTAGTCCACCATGTTTTGATTTCACAGGTATTCACAATTATTAACTGTACTGCCTTGTCACGCTTTGACGGTTATCTACTATTTTTTGTAGATTTTATGATAATCATGACATTGTCAATTGCTTTATACAGACTCGAAAAAAAGACCATCAGCTACATACAATCAATGTTTTAAAAGTTATATAAGTGCCCAGAGGTATCCCCTCCTCGGGCACTTATTTTAAGCATCTTTCTCATGTAAACTGAACATTTGTAACTTTCAAGGCCACTGCCCCCCCCTGGTCAGGATTCGAGCATGGATTGTCCATGCCGCTGCCTCATGTTGAATTCGCCGGCGTCAATCCATATCGTGTTGTGCACGGTGCGGCTAAGGATGGCGCCACCGCCTAAATGGCAGCACATCATTCCTCGACGGCCAGATGGGTTGGGAGCATGGTACCGACCGCCTTGTCATCCGATTTCGTTTCCATATCAAGCTGAGGTTGATTATCAAAGCGAAGTATCGCCTTGGCTTGATACGTAATAATCGTCAAGAAGTGCGATTGGCCTCCTTTGGTAATAACGCTGGCCTCGAAACGAGCAAATATTCATGTAAGCCAATCTTATATTGACGATATATCCATATTGCTAGCAAAGGGAGTACATAGTACATCTGTAAGGAATACCGAAAAGCAGCAACTGGTGAAAAAGCAAGCAAGGAAATCAAGATACAAAGCAACGGCAAAGACATGATTACAAATTTACGCAAACATCTCATACGATATGCGATTATGCATCCTACAACAAATAGCCATAATGGTAAAGCTCTGTCAAAGAAGATCAGATTAAATGAATCTGAGATTACAGGGATTCCCATACTTTCAATTTTGTTATAAAGTTTCGAAGGCACCGAACGCATATACGTATAATGCCCCTTAAATTGATTAAGGTACTCGTCACTACATTTATTCCCCATCTTTTGGCATGTAGAACGCGTATAAATATCGTGATCCATGAAGTCAGTATCAATAAATTGGGTGGAAGGCGTACTAGTTATCTGCCAATACGGCTTCATAAGATCCAAATAGGCCGATACATATTCTCCAAAATTATTAATTCCTGTTTCAGCCCAAAATTTAATAAAATCTGAAGATAATTCAACCTGTTTTTTCCCTGGAGCATAATTGAATTTCACAGGATCTGCATCAAATGGCAGATACGACTCCACCCATACCTCTTTATCATGAATAGACTGAAAATATTTATCAGCCTCTTTGGAAATTTTACCTCCATCATGATATACGCGAGCAACCTGTTGAACCGGCACAGACATCAGCTCTTGAGATGGCGAAGGCTCTGCCTTAAGAACATGCGAAAAAAGAAAAGAGGACATCCCAGTCAGGACAAGAAGACATGCTGCAATAGCACCAATACGCTTACGCTGTTTTTTATAAATACAAAAAAGAACCGTAATAACTACGATTGCAATTAATACTGCATTCTTACGCAACTCATATTCGCAATATAATAACAGTCCAAAGCCAAGACAGAAAGAAAAACGCTCAAACGATTTACCGACGGTCGTCATAACCTCAACAATCTGCACCGTCAAAGGTAATAAGAGAATCGCAAAAACAACATCAGAACTATATAACAGATTATATAAAACATACGTCGGGCATAAGGCAAAACAAAGCAGGGCAATTCGGTAGCCTTTTCTTCCATAAAAACCAAGTTCTTTCATCTTGCATAAGGAATACATCACTGCAACAGTGAAAATACCAATTTGGACTAAACCATATACCCCAAAAGACCTTGTCATATATATGAAAGGAAACGCTAAGTACCCCCATAATAACGAGTGCCACTCTGAAGGACTTCCCGAAGCAATATCTGCAATCGTATTTTGATGATCAGCTTGAATATATCCTGGATAAGTCATACCCCAAACAATAAGAGAGGGAAGAGCTAGGACAAGCATATCCATGCTAAGCCGTAACCATCTTTTTTTAATATCCGAATGCGTCAAGCCAACTTCTACAGCGCCCACGAAAAGCCCCCTACCTTTTTTGCATTCGATAATCTCGCGTTACATAATTCGTATCCATAATGAAACGTCTACGACTATTTTTAGCAAGCGTATCCTGAATGAAACCCAACACAATGCATAGCAGACCAATGACAATAAGCATGACCGCCCCGATTAGAGTCGGAAAACGTTGAACCTGCCCAGTACGGAAGAAATCAAATACCACCGAACCGGTAAGTACGAATCCAATTATTCCAACTAGTAAACCTAATCCACCAAAAAAAGGCAACGGTTTATATTCCCTAATCAACCTGAATATAGTGGAAAGGACTTTAAAACCGTCACCAAACGTATTCAGCTTACTAACTGACCCATCTGGACGATCCCGGTATTGCACAGGTAATTCATATAACCGAATATTATTATCAAGGCTATGAATCGTCATCTCGGTTTCGACCTCAAAGCCCTTAGATAAAACAGGATAGGTCTTTACAAAAGAGTATGAAAAAGCCCTATAGCCAGTCATAACGTCAGTAACGTTAGCGGAAAACAGTGAATTAATCACTCCGCGTACTGTTCGATTTCCAAAATTATGGAATGGCCTTTTATTTTCTTGAAAATATGTTGAGCTTAATCGATCCCCAATAACCATATCGTAGCCTTCAAGGACCTTCTCCACCATGTGTGAAGCAGCTTCTGCCGGATATGTATCATCCCCGTCTGTCATGACATATACATCTGCATCAATGTCCTCAAACATTGCACGGATGACATTGCCTTTGCCTTGCCTAGGTTCTCTACGAACTTGTGCGCCAGCTTGACATGCTATCTCAGCGGTCCTATCCGTCGAGTTATTGTCATATACGTAAATATCGGCTTTCGGCAGTGCTTTCC encodes:
- a CDS encoding glycosyltransferase family 2 protein; its protein translation is MATSRPLVSIIVPVYNSERYLPYCVESILNQSYTNLEIILVDDGSKDTSPRICDDYAEKDSRVIVIHQKNGGIAKAQNTGLDAAHGEYIAFADNDDILDSRNIELLLHAILNTGADMSKGRWQQFGVSQLAEIKARAAQGSAAPDKTTSFKNPLHAYQTVFCKSLRILGNLLGKNSEALYFNEANWCRLYKRELWDGLRFDLGHYAQDIRMAAPLYSRMKLVTDIDSVLYYWLQEPDSVTHSKRTPNFWHDNVTAAAKNFQATLDQGIVPCRNYFGLVASVKDEEKVLRNSSNEVTDADWQNLQDDLTLSSQLILKLTPLQRLHCYILFIIRHYENKIYDRKIHDMK
- a CDS encoding glycosyltransferase family 2 protein, whose protein sequence is MATIVPHFSILVPAYNVADYISDCLESVISQTFTDFEVIVVDDGSTDQTAEIVQNLQSKDARIRLIRLTHNSGRHVARKTAVDSSTGTYTLFLDADDAIEPHLLELLDFVSKKHDADMIRYGLSVIPGTDQDKKWAFDYEAMFNSADGELHGDDILKASFSFDFKQWVSWNIHTTMYRSDIVKSSFKEMPAERLNKLEDAYEYLVLCSRARTLYPITELRGLQYHIGRGISGRARYSIDKFMQDQRSVHDVVLAAQRFSNTQHVPAIQTATNWLSTRAVSIIQDDFQERLAPEECESALQSIAQTWNKETACQILCNCLESRVWWFCNMNSYPADNDPVIYWKIAFSHMMDSVSFKDVFISNKELQKQAAHIYEALSELDRRIAEKNQENSAREEAYKQAIIDENKQAIIEEYKQTTLPYRITNALLPNETRRRRIFNHLINKQNNQ
- a CDS encoding ABC transporter ATP-binding protein is translated as MQDSPVVLKVSHVAKSFRLPTEQATGLKMAFLNWTKGIKGYTEQKVLRDIDFEVHRGDFFGVVGRNGSGKSTLLKIISQIYVPDQGSVDVYGKLVPFIELGVGFNPELTGRENVYLNGALLGFSHSEIDAMYDDIVEFAELEEFMDQKLKNYSSGMQVRLAFSVAIKAQGDILVLDEVLAVGDEAFQRKCDAFFKKVQADPNKTVILVTHSMDAVKKYCNKAILIRDGEIVVSGDKNQVADQYTLDNLKGNEPLPEKKKQNGEYAIGLNATVPELKIVPKSDLSTDGKHPFQFDVVYEYKDSGTHYVAVNLLDLKRGGIVYDSGSRTLVQTSSGKHRFALEMPIDMLNSGVYRLYASVRVDDGDSADSETKMVAFTNEANGCVFSINNPDHEDYALLNEKAMIIRKRK
- a CDS encoding ABC transporter permease produces the protein MENVLERFRKRYRYSMVVFKELVKTDFQLRYQGSVLGMAWSVLKPLMLFAVMYVVFVRFLKFTDGTPTFPISLLCGTCLWSFFTEATSMGMRGIVDRGDLLRKVHFPNYIIVASTAMGALISLGINLVVVICFGFFAHAHYTWRVLLLPLNIMQFYLLTLGVTLLLGSLYVYFRDVAHIWDVITQALFYATPIIYPITMIAQRAPDFAWASKFLLLVPSTQVIMDIRHNLLSPEYIPTVWTYVGNPLLCALPYVLSIVIFVLGIQVFRRYSAKFAEVL
- a CDS encoding rhamnan synthesis F family protein, yielding MLLTQSSINRLGIFFFYDSDGVVDDYVPTLLAGFKPHFSEMTIVCNGKLNEAGQSILSRYTDNLIIRPNTGFDVWAYKTALDSYGWEKLEQFDEIVLFNATIMGPVYPFAEMFETMNKRDLDFWGITKFHKVPQDPFGRSPFGYLPEHIQSHFHAYRRSLVQSKEFQDYWNNMPQINSYYDSVGMHESLFTKRFADLGFKWDVYVNTDDLEGFTYGPITFAAKTLIKEKRCPIFKRRSFFHDYMDTLNQSAGNAALDLFEYLRDHTDYDVNLIWQNALRTMNLADLVKNLHLDFVMPSNITTPIPEGKRIALIMHLYYMDLLDKTLEYAKSMPEGCDFIFTVGSEENAKLVRERCKGLPYNVDVRVIQNRGRDVSALLIGAGKDCLKYDYVCFAHDKKVTQLSPYSIGDGFAYKCFENILGSKALVSNIINHFEQDPHAGLLAPTSPNHADYFGNFASLWGPNFEGTKKMLEETLGVKVPLNPYKEPIAPLGTMFWFRPKALHQLFDIDWKYEDFPPEPNKIDGSMLHFIERAYGYLPQANGYYTGFVYSDHFARIELTNLSFDVQTLAGSTAPYLDTTLRGTCLNVARGFTLRAAILLWFKRTLVGTPFAYHLGARVMKLYRHIRHPKTYKERYGNSNAHLKKDRA
- a CDS encoding acyltransferase family protein is translated as MTDNVPFTKPTMPDTTKQKGKRPRLFYLDLVRAIAAILIVITHFNNPYMIGHPVFAYEPFGIYIGGLGVSLFLIISGAALMYTYGESEKLNYRHFYYKRFIGIYPMFWIAFIIANAYLFLRNGGHVFANAPKWTLIFSVLGIDGLVANTSLPTFYTLGEWFLGFILIFYVVFPLLRYGVKKHPLITGSVAIALYALTLYFHPMPLGLPSDLLLTMRLPELLFGMYFIQYIRKIPTYAAAAALLFLVVQEIHPLFSGSFAVTIVGICAFAVIVYTAKWLDVQPIRIPVNSVSKYSYPIFLVHHVLISQVFTIINCTALSRFDGYLLFFVDFMIIMTLSIALYRLEKKTISYIQSMF
- a CDS encoding DUF6020 family protein is translated as MGAVEVGLTHSDIKKRWLRLSMDMLVLALPSLIVWGMTYPGYIQADHQNTIADIASGSPSEWHSLLWGYLAFPFIYMTRSFGVYGLVQIGIFTVAVMYSLCKMKELGFYGRKGYRIALLCFALCPTYVLYNLLYSSDVVFAILLLPLTVQIVEVMTTVGKSFERFSFCLGFGLLLYCEYELRKNAVLIAIVVITVLFCIYKKQRKRIGAIAACLLVLTGMSSFLFSHVLKAEPSPSQELMSVPVQQVARVYHDGGKISKEADKYFQSIHDKEVWVESYLPFDADPVKFNYAPGKKQVELSSDFIKFWAETGINNFGEYVSAYLDLMKPYWQITSTPSTQFIDTDFMDHDIYTRSTCQKMGNKCSDEYLNQFKGHYTYMRSVPSKLYNKIESMGIPVISDSFNLIFFDRALPLWLFVVGCIIAYRMRCLRKFVIMSLPLLCILISLLAFSPVAAFRYSLQMYYVLPLLAIWIYRQYKIGLHEYLLVSRPALLPKEANRTS
- a CDS encoding glycosyltransferase family 2 protein, with the translated sequence MLIQNEEPSIAVLIPCYNEEVTIGKVVRDFRKALPKADIYVYDNNSTDRTAEIACQAGAQVRREPRQGKGNVIRAMFEDIDADVYVMTDGDDTYPAEAASHMVEKVLEGYDMVIGDRLSSTYFQENKRPFHNFGNRTVRGVINSLFSANVTDVMTGYRAFSYSFVKTYPVLSKGFEVETEMTIHSLDNNIRLYELPVQYRDRPDGSVSKLNTFGDGFKVLSTIFRLIREYKPLPFFGGLGLLVGIIGFVLTGSVVFDFFRTGQVQRFPTLIGAVMLIVIGLLCIVLGFIQDTLAKNSRRRFIMDTNYVTRDYRMQKR